DNA sequence from the Vallitalea longa genome:
CAATCATCTTGTCTTCCATAACAATATTTAATTCATTATTGTAATGATGTCTATTAGTATCTAGTATTATATTTACATTACTACTTATTTCACCTGTATACTGATTAACCATAAGTTCATTATATTTGGATGATAACTTCCAATGAATTTTATTTAATGTATCTCCCTTTTCATATTCTCTTATATATGAAATATTGTTTTGCTCTTGCATAGATTTTTCATTAAGATTATCAACTTTATCCATATTAATATTGCTGATAGGTAAATACATTAAGTCTTTGATTTTCGGATAGACTATCATTTTAATGGTGTCAAGACTCTTAAAATGCTTAGAAAAGAGCCCAAAATAGTCATTAATTATTACTGATTCGACACCTAATCTATAATAACCTCTATAATTACACTGTAAAGGTATTACTATTTTTTTTTCAGTTTTTGGATATAAAATGATTGTCGGAGATTCAAATTGATGTTTAAAGAGTATTTTGTCTGATTCAAGTTTTAATTTAATAGGACAATAAACTAAGGAGTTAGTATTATATAAAGTTATAGTATAATCAACTTCATCACCTTTCACAATATTATTTTTACTTACTTCATGACTCACTTGAAATCCATGATAAGTTAATAATATTGATGCATAGGACAAAACTGGTATCAATAATAAAACATAAAAAATAGTCGTAAGCATGTATCCTTCTATATAATAAGTCAATATACCGATAATTAATATCAAAAGAAAATAGAATTTATTTTTTTTCATGATAATCACCAGTAGGTACATCTACTTGTTTCATGATATCCAATAAAATTTTGTCCGAAGTTATTTTATTGAACTTAGCTTCATTTCTAAGGATCAGTCTATGAGATATAACAGGAAGGAAAACTTCTTTTACATCATCAGGAATAACAAATTCTCTTCCTTCATACAAGGCCAAAGCTTTAGCGGAAATGAGTAAATATAAAGAACCTCTTGGACTTGCCCCTAATAATAAATCCTGCGACTGTCTTGTCATATTTACAAGTTTAATAATATAATTCATGATTCTATCACAGCAATATATATCTTTAACCTTATTCTGCAAATAGATGATATCATCACAAGAAGCAATTGGTTTTAATTGTTCAAAAGGATTTTCGTGCTCATATAATTCTAATATTTTCTGTTCTTCACTTTCTTTCGGATAGCCAATAGATATTTTCATTATAAATCTATCTATCTGAGCTTCTGGCAACGGATAAGTACCTAGATATTCTATTGGATTTTGAGTTGCAAGTACCATAAAAGGTCTTGGTAGATCATGCGTCTTCCCATCAACAGTAACCTGTTTTTCTTCCATAGCTTCCAACAAGCTTGATTGTGTCTTAGGTGGTGTTCTGTTAATTTCATCAGCTAGTAATATATTTCCCATAACTATACCTTTATGAAATTCAAATTC
Encoded proteins:
- a CDS encoding DUF58 domain-containing protein — encoded protein: MKKNKFYFLLILIIGILTYYIEGYMLTTIFYVLLLIPVLSYASILLTYHGFQVSHEVSKNNIVKGDEVDYTITLYNTNSLVYCPIKLKLESDKILFKHQFESPTIILYPKTEKKIVIPLQCNYRGYYRLGVESVIINDYFGLFSKHFKSLDTIKMIVYPKIKDLMYLPISNINMDKVDNLNEKSMQEQNNISYIREYEKGDTLNKIHWKLSSKYNELMVNQYTGEISSNVNIILDTNRHHYNNELNIVMEDKMIEITVMIINYLLIRNKSISFIFNDVKNVCIEGNDYNDFQRLYEECAILEFVRIFDFGRSLVDYCYKENTENFINSNQYIVISNINDEFIDSLQMLHIQKTKVTIIYVYVDNEKNIKQLEKLKYGDYNLICIPYDMDLDTLVGTSF
- a CDS encoding AAA family ATPase encodes the protein MEKSRQVLHDIVTNIEKVIVGKTDIIKLMVISLACDSHVLIEDVPGVGKTTLVSALAKSINGSFNRIQFTPDVMPSDITGFSMYNQKDNEFEFHKGIVMGNILLADEINRTPPKTQSSLLEAMEEKQVTVDGKTHDLPRPFMVLATQNPIEYLGTYPLPEAQIDRFIMKISIGYPKESEEQKILELYEHENPFEQLKPIASCDDIIYLQNKVKDIYCCDRIMNYIIKLVNMTRQSQDLLLGASPRGSLYLLISAKALALYEGREFVIPDDVKEVFLPVISHRLILRNEAKFNKITSDKILLDIMKQVDVPTGDYHEKK